The sequence ATGTTCACCGGCTTCAGCTACAACGAGCGCACGGTGCTTTCGCTGGGCATGGTGGACCCGGAAGTCGAGCTGGGCGATGTCCTGACCCTGACCTGGGGCGAGCCGGACGGCGGCACCCGCAAGACCACGGTCGAGCCGCACGAGCAGACCGAAGTCCGCGTCCGCGTCTCTCCGGTTCCCTACGCCCGGGACGCGCGCGAGGGATACCAAGCCGGCTGGCGCACCCGCTCCGTCTAGGGCTCGGTCATCGACGGCGGGTCGCTGGCGGGGAACCCCTCTTCCAGCGCCTCGTCCAGGCGGGCTTCCTGCTCGGCCCGCAGGCGCTGGTTCAAGGCCACACTCCGGTTCATGGCCTCGACCTGCTCCGGCGTGGACCCGGCCTGGTGGCGGGCCTTCCACTCGGCCTGCGGCATGCCGTAGATCGCCTCGCGCGCCTCGTCGCGGCCCACCTTCCCGCCGGACGCCTCGCTGACCCAGTCGGCCAGGCAGTTGCGGCAGAAGCCGCCGGCGATCATCAGGTCGATGTTCTGCACGTCGGTCCGCATCCGAAGGTGCTCGACGAGACGATGGAACGCCTGGGCGGCGAGTTGATCGTCGATCTTGGGCATGGAGCATCGGCCTTTCGCTGTGCGCAGAGTTTACGCCGCCGGAGCGACGCATCGAGCGAAAATCGGCGTCCCCGTCGGCCAGGACAGCGTTGACCTCGATCAAGGCCGAACTCCACGGTTGGACCAAACAATCGCGCAACCTGAGATGCCGATCCTTGGGAGCGGCGATCTGAAAGGCCAACCGGAGGCCGCCTCTTGGTCAGCGCTGATTTCGTGGACATCGGCGCGGCCCTTGGGGTCGGCCTGCTCATCGGGGCCGAGCGCGAGCGCCGCAAGGGCGAAGCGGCCAACCGGGCGTCCGCCGGCCTGCGCACCTTCACGGCGGCGTCCCTGGCCGGCGCGGTCGCCATACTGGCCGGCGGCGCGCCGCTGCTGGCCGTGACGACGGTCGCGGTCTCCGCGCTCGCCGCACTCGCCTATTGGCGCAATCGCGATGACGACCCGGGGCTGACCACGGAAATCAGCCTGGTGCTCACCGTGCTGCTGGGGGGCCTTTGCATGCGCGACCCGCGCCTGGCGGCTGGGGTCGCGGTCGTGGTCGCCGTAGTCCTGGCCGCGCGCACGCCGCTGCACCATTTCGTCCGCCGCGTCCTCAATCAGAGCGAGGTCGCCGACGCCCTGGTCTTCGCCAGCGCGACGCTGGTGGTGCTGCCCCTGGTTCCCGACCGATCGATGGGCCCCTATGCGGCGCTGAACCCGCATGCGATCTGGATCGTCGTGGTCCTGGTCCTGGCGATCGGCGGGATCGGCCATATCGCCGTGCGCTGGCTGGGAAACCGGTTCGGGCTTCCGGTCGCAGGCCTGGCTTCCGGCTTCGTCTCCAGCCTTGCGACCATCGGCGCCATGGGGGCCGAAGCGCGCAAGACGCCAGGCAATCTGGGGCCCGCCGCCGCCGGGGCCGTGCTTTCGACGCTAGCGACCACCATCCAGATGGCCGTCGTCATCGGCGTGGTCGACATCGCCACCCTGAGGGCCTTGGCGGCGCCGCTCCTCGGCGCCGGAGCGGGCGCGATGCTCTACGCCGCCTTCGTCACGCTCGGCGCCCTGAGGCGCGCCGACGCCCAGCAGGCGACGGCGGGACGGGCGTTCAGCATTCGCACCGCGCTGACCTTTGCGGCGTTGTTGTCGGGCGTGATGCTGGCCACGGCTGCGCTCAGGGAATGGTTCGGGGAAGCCGGCCTGATCGCCGGCGCCGGCCTGGCCGGCCTCGTCGACGCCCATGCCGCCGCGATCTCGACCGCCACGCTGGTCGCCTCCGGACGGCTCACGCCGGACGACGCCGTCCTGCCGATCCTGGTCGGGCTCTCGGCCAATTCCGCCAATAAGATCTTGTTCGCAACCGCCGGCGGCCGCGCATTCGCTGTGCGCGTCGTGCCGGGCCTGGTCCTGGTGGTCGCGGCGGCTTGGCTGGGCGCGCTGGCTCCTGGCCTGTTCGGCCAGCGCTGACCGTCGCATGATCTGGCTCAACGCCCGGCAGCCGGCGCCAGGGCCTGAGTAGGCCATAATCGTCGAGGCGGAGGTCGGGGACGATGATGGCTTTCGAGAGTCAGGGGCTTGGCGAGGACGAGGCGCTGGCGCGCCTCCAAACGGACGGCCCCAACCAGCTGCCGGATCCGGATCGGCGGGGCGTCCTGCGCATCGTCGGCGGCGTATTGCGCGAACCGATGTTTCTGCTGCTGCTGGCCGGCGGCGGCGTCTATATGGCGCTGGGCGACCTGCGCGAGGCCCTCGTGCTCGCGGCCTTCGCCCTATTCTCGGTCGGCATCGCCGTGATCCAGGAATATCGCAGCGAGCGGGTCCTGGACGCTTTGCGCGACCTGACGAACCCCTCGGCGACGGTCGTGCGGGATGGCGTGCGCCGGCGCATTTCCAGCCGGGACCTGGTGCGCGGCGATCTGATCTCGGTCTCCGAAGGCGAGCGCGCGCCGGCCGACGCCATCCTGCGTTCCGGCGCCGACGTGGAAATCGACGAAAGCCTGCTGACCGGAGAGTCCGTGCCGGTCGTCAAGCACCCGTCCGAAGGCCAGAGCGCGCTCGAGGCCCCTGGCGGGCCCGACAGCGCCGCATCGCTCTATTCTGGCACGATGCTGGTCCGGGGGCAGGGGCTGGCCGAGGTTGTCGCCACAGGGCCGCGGTCCGAGATCGGGCGCATCGGCAAGAGCCTGCGCGCGATCGAGACTGAGCCGACCCGGCTTTCCCGCGAGACCCGAAAGCTCGTCGCAGCGGCCGGCTTCGGCGCGTTCCTGGTCTGCGGCCTCGTCGTATCGATTCTGGGCTTCGTTCGGCGGGACTGGCTCCAGGCGATGCTGGGCGGGATCTCCGTCGGCATGTCGATGCTGCCGGAAGAATTTCCCCTGGTGCTCACCGTCTTCATGGTCATGGGGGCATGGCGGATCTCGAAGGCGAAGGTGCTCACGCGCCGCGCCACCGCGATCGAGACGCTCGGCTCGGCCAGCGTGCTCTGCACCGACAAGACCGGCACCCTGACCGAGAACCGCATGGCTGTGGCCAGCGTCTGGATCGGCGGCGAGGCGTCCCCCTGGCGCTCGGACGCGGCCTCGCAAGCCGAACGGCGCGTGGTCGATCTCGGGGCCTTGGCCAGCGCGCCCCACCCGTTCGACCCCATGGAATTGGCCTTCCACGCCGAAGCAGGCCCAGCGCTGCAAGCGGAGCGCTCCCTTGTGCGCACCTATGGCGTCAGCGCCGGCTGCCCTGCGATGGGCCAGGTCTGGCGCAGCCCCGAGGGCGAGCGGATCG is a genomic window of Phenylobacterium montanum containing:
- a CDS encoding MgtC/SapB family protein → MVSADFVDIGAALGVGLLIGAERERRKGEAANRASAGLRTFTAASLAGAVAILAGGAPLLAVTTVAVSALAALAYWRNRDDDPGLTTEISLVLTVLLGGLCMRDPRLAAGVAVVVAVVLAARTPLHHFVRRVLNQSEVADALVFASATLVVLPLVPDRSMGPYAALNPHAIWIVVVLVLAIGGIGHIAVRWLGNRFGLPVAGLASGFVSSLATIGAMGAEARKTPGNLGPAAAGAVLSTLATTIQMAVVIGVVDIATLRALAAPLLGAGAGAMLYAAFVTLGALRRADAQQATAGRAFSIRTALTFAALLSGVMLATAALREWFGEAGLIAGAGLAGLVDAHAAAISTATLVASGRLTPDDAVLPILVGLSANSANKILFATAGGRAFAVRVVPGLVLVVAAAWLGALAPGLFGQR
- a CDS encoding DUF1244 domain-containing protein — protein: MPKIDDQLAAQAFHRLVEHLRMRTDVQNIDLMIAGGFCRNCLADWVSEASGGKVGRDEAREAIYGMPQAEWKARHQAGSTPEQVEAMNRSVALNQRLRAEQEARLDEALEEGFPASDPPSMTEP